A window from Zingiber officinale cultivar Zhangliang chromosome 7A, Zo_v1.1, whole genome shotgun sequence encodes these proteins:
- the LOC122000489 gene encoding probable glycosyltransferase At5g25310: MGGDGGAGRVEGELAMARAAIRRSVTSARNASSSGLLSVPGEDVPFYAAVYRNPAAFLRSYEEMEKRLKVYVYEEGEPPLVHDGPCKNIYTTEGRFISEMEYSGMRTRNPTRAHAFFLAFSVTNMVHFLYRPANSDRTKIWRFVTDYVSSVASKHPFWNRSAGADHFMLSCHDWGPSASMANRKLYENSIRALCNANTSEGFNPRKDVSVPEINLYDGTIPAELQQPAAPGLFARPYLAFFAGGRHGAIRQELLRLWKGRDPEMPVFEYLPGGRGGKDYSNYLLQSRFCLCPSGYEVASPRVVEALYAECVPVIVSESYFLPFSDVLRWEEFSVAVLVEELPRLKDILEAVPPSKLMRMREGVKAVRRHFVFNSPAKRFDVFHMILHSVWLRRLNVKIL; this comes from the exons atgggcgGCGACGGTGGGGCTGGCAGAGTGGAGGGGGAGCTCGCAATGGCGAGGGCAGCGATTAGAAGATCTGTAACATCCGCCAGAAATGCGTCGTCATCGGGTCTCCTGAGTGTTCCTGGTGAGGACGTGCCGTTCTACGCCGCCGTCTACCGGAATCCCGCCGCTTTCCTCCG GAGTTACGAGGAGATGGAGAAGAGGCTCAAGGTGTACGTGTACGAGGAAGGCGAGCCGCCGCTGGTGCACGACGGGCCATGCAAGAACATCTACACCACCGAGGGAAGATTCATCTCCGAAATGGAATATTCTGGCATGCGGACGCGGAACCCGACGAGAGCCCACGCCTTCTTCCTCGCCTTCAGCGTCACCAACATGGTACACTTCCTCTACCGCCCCGCCAACTCCGACCGGACCAAGATCTGGCGCTTCGTCACCGACTACGTCAGCTCCGTCGCCTCCAAGCACCCCTTCTGGAACCGCTCCGCCGGCGCCGACCACTTCATGCTCTCCTGCCACGACTGG GGGCCGTCGGCGTCGATGGCCAACCGGAAGCTGTACGAGAACTCGATACGGGCGCTTTGCAACGCTAACACCTCCGAAGGTTTCAATCCGCGGAAGGACGTAAGCGTTCCGGAGATCAATCTCTACGACGGCACGATCCCGGCGGAGCTCCAGCAGCCGGCTGCTCCAGGCCTCTTCGCCCGGCCGTACCTCGCTTTCTTCGCCGGCGGAAGACACGGCGCCATCCGCCAGGAACTCCTCCGGCTATGGAAGGGCCGGGACCCGGAGATGCCGGTGTTCGAGTACCTCCCCGGTGGCCGCGGCGGCAAGGATTACTCCAACTACCTTCTGCAGTCGCGGTTCTGCCTGTGCCCGAGCGGGTACGAGGTGGCGAGCCCGCGGGTGGTGGAGGCGTTGTACGCGGAGTGCGTGCCGGTGATCGTGTCGGAGAGCTACTTTCTGCCGTTCAGCGACGTACTGAGGTGGGAGGAGTTCTCGGTGGCGGTGCTGGTGGAGGAGCTGCCGAGACTCAAGGACATACTTGAGGCAGTGCCGCCGTCGAAGCTGATGAGGATGAGGGAGGGGGTGAAGGCGGTGAGGAGGCACTTCGTGTTCAACTCGCCGGCGAAGAGGTTCGACGTGTTCCACATGATACTCCATTCCGTGTGGCTCCGGCGACTCAACGTCAAGATTCTATAG